From one Buchnera aphidicola (Therioaphis trifolii) genomic stretch:
- the prmC gene encoding peptide chain release factor N(5)-glutamine methyltransferase has translation MKIYSLIDYAVKILYNYDTPRLDAELLLSYVIKKTRTWINIFNNFELTNKQVVLFKKLLFRRLNGEPIAYIINKKEFWSLSFFVSKYTLIPRPETEILVYHALNLLNKKDFILDLGTGCGAISLSIAFEMLTCKVFGIDNNHQAIKIAKKNAKKLNIKNAYFFYSNWFSCIKEKFNLIVSNPPYLCKNEKFYISQELFFEPYNSLFAKKNGISEIEYIIHHSQKYLFVYGWLLIEHGWNQKNIVQKIFKKNNFYNIRSYKDYLGYNRITLGQKKY, from the coding sequence ATGAAGATTTATTCTTTAATAGATTATGCAGTAAAAATATTATATAATTATGATACTCCTCGATTAGATGCAGAATTATTATTGAGTTATGTTATAAAAAAAACAAGAACTTGGATTAATATTTTTAATAATTTTGAATTAACAAATAAACAAGTGGTATTATTTAAGAAATTATTATTTCGTCGATTAAATGGTGAACCAATTGCTTATATAATTAATAAAAAAGAATTTTGGTCTTTATCATTTTTTGTTTCAAAATATACTTTAATTCCAAGACCAGAAACAGAAATTTTAGTTTATCATGCCTTAAATTTATTAAATAAAAAAGATTTTATTTTAGATTTAGGTACAGGATGCGGAGCTATATCTTTATCTATAGCATTTGAAATGTTAACATGTAAAGTTTTTGGTATTGATAATAATCATCAAGCAATTAAAATTGCAAAAAAAAATGCAAAAAAATTAAATATAAAAAATGCTTATTTTTTTTATAGTAATTGGTTTTCTTGTATTAAAGAAAAATTTAATTTAATTGTTAGTAATCCACCTTATTTATGTAAAAATGAAAAATTTTATATTTCACAAGAATTATTTTTTGAACCTTATAATTCTTTATTTGCAAAAAAAAATGGTATATCAGAAATTGAATATATTATTCATCATTCTCAAAAATATTTATTTGTATATGGATGGTTATTAATAGAACATGGATGGAATCAAAAAAATATTGTTCAAAAAATATTTAAAAAAAATAATTTTTATAATATTAGATCTTATAAAGATTATTTAGGTTATAATAGAATAACATTAGGTCAAAAAAAATATTAA
- the folC gene encoding bifunctional tetrahydrofolate synthase/dihydrofolate synthase gives MKKYFFNEDILLIKWLKYIKKNCKKKYNFSMFNIIKVAKKLNILKLSSFVITVSGTNGKGSTCAILERCFLNSGYTVGLYTSPHLFNYYERIRINGKYIKKSFMHINAFLKVELARKNNQLTYFEFITLSALLLFKERNLNVIILEVGLGGRLDATNIINPNIAIITNIGLDHTSILGNSRDDIGYEKSGIFRKGIKVIIGDDNIPNSIYKMAYIFKVILYRKNYEWNWYELKNYWNFYDQYGILNNIPIPKVSFLSAAIAIAALRVSSFKIDKNVILKSINTVFLMGRFQIIYKKPIIIVDVAHNSDATFYLSQRLKKLLYIKGNIKLYALIGMLSKKDIKGTISSLINIIDYWYYTILNTHQTATINDLKKHLPKNAIYCISVKKALYQLIQKVQKNDIILIFGSFFTVSEAITAMRTLNL, from the coding sequence ATGAAAAAATATTTTTTTAATGAAGATATATTATTAATAAAATGGTTAAAATATATTAAAAAAAATTGTAAAAAAAAATATAATTTTTCTATGTTTAATATTATAAAAGTTGCAAAAAAATTAAATATATTAAAATTATCTTCTTTTGTTATTACAGTATCTGGAACAAATGGTAAAGGTAGTACATGTGCTATTTTGGAAAGATGTTTTTTAAATTCTGGTTATACAGTAGGATTATATACTTCACCTCATTTATTTAATTATTATGAAAGAATACGGATAAATGGAAAATATATAAAAAAATCTTTTATGCATATTAATGCATTTTTAAAAGTAGAGTTAGCTAGAAAAAATAATCAATTAACATATTTTGAATTTATTACTCTTTCTGCATTATTATTATTTAAAGAAAGAAATTTAAATGTTATTATTTTAGAAGTAGGTTTAGGTGGTAGATTAGATGCAACAAATATTATTAATCCAAATATAGCTATTATTACGAATATTGGTTTAGATCATACATCTATTTTAGGAAATAGTAGAGATGATATAGGATATGAAAAATCAGGAATATTTCGTAAAGGTATAAAAGTTATTATTGGAGATGATAATATTCCTAATTCAATTTATAAAATGGCATATATTTTTAAAGTGATTTTATATCGAAAAAATTATGAATGGAATTGGTATGAATTGAAAAATTATTGGAATTTTTATGATCAATATGGAATATTAAATAATATTCCTATTCCTAAAGTTTCTTTTTTAAGTGCTGCCATTGCAATAGCAGCATTAAGAGTTTCTTCTTTTAAAATTGATAAAAATGTTATTTTAAAATCTATTAATACAGTTTTTTTAATGGGTAGATTTCAGATTATTTATAAAAAACCTATTATTATAGTTGATGTTGCACATAATTCAGATGCAACTTTTTATTTATCACAGAGGTTAAAAAAATTACTTTATATTAAAGGTAATATTAAATTATATGCTTTAATTGGTATGTTATCTAAGAAAGATATTAAGGGTACTATTTCTAGTTTAATTAATATTATTGATTATTGGTATTATACTATTTTAAATACTCATCAAACAGCTACAATAAATGATTTAAAAAAACATTTACCAAAAAATGCTATTTATTGCATTAGTGTAAAAAAAGCATTATATCAATTAATTCAAAAAGTTCAAAAAAATGATATTATTTTAATATTTGGTTCATTTTTTACTGTTTCTGAAGCAATAACAGCAATGCGTACCTTAAATTTGTAA
- the prfA gene encoding peptide chain release factor 1, translating to MKKSIIDKLEKLQIKLTRLEKLLSSKKIISNQKKLKKYSKEHLKLFNLISIFLKWKKIKKEIKSTKILLNDPDMFEIAQDELKILNLEKITLKNKIKTMLLPDDFNNIKSCFIEIRAATGGDEAAIFAGDLFRMYGKYAEYNNWDTEIISSHEGEKGGFKEIILKITGLGSCSKLKFESGGHRVQRIPQTESQGRIHTSTCTVAVIPEVQSSIKTVINNSDLKIDTFRSSGAGGQHVNTTDSAIRITHIPTGTVVECQDERSQHKNKSKAMSILYSRIHANKIKKQNQKNSLIRKNLLGTGDRSDRNRTYNFPKNRVTDHRINLSLYCLNDILNGNLDILITPIMQEYNTKLLLQIVK from the coding sequence TTGAAAAAATCTATTATAGATAAATTAGAAAAATTACAAATTAAATTAACTAGACTTGAAAAATTATTATCTTCTAAAAAAATAATTTCTAATCAAAAAAAATTAAAAAAATATTCAAAAGAACATTTAAAATTATTTAATTTAATTTCTATATTTTTAAAATGGAAAAAAATAAAAAAAGAAATAAAATCAACAAAAATTTTATTAAATGATCCTGATATGTTTGAAATAGCACAAGATGAATTAAAAATATTAAATCTTGAAAAAATTACTTTAAAAAATAAAATTAAAACAATGCTTTTACCGGATGATTTTAATAATATAAAGAGTTGTTTTATTGAAATTAGAGCTGCAACAGGAGGTGATGAAGCGGCAATATTTGCTGGTGATTTATTTAGAATGTATGGTAAATATGCAGAATATAATAATTGGGATACAGAAATAATAAGTAGTCATGAAGGAGAAAAAGGTGGATTTAAAGAAATTATTTTAAAAATTACTGGATTAGGATCATGTAGTAAATTAAAGTTTGAATCTGGTGGGCATCGTGTTCAACGTATACCCCAAACAGAATCTCAAGGTAGAATTCATACTTCAACTTGTACTGTAGCTGTAATTCCAGAAGTACAATCATCAATAAAAACTGTAATTAATAATTCTGATTTAAAAATTGATACTTTTCGTTCTTCTGGAGCTGGGGGACAACATGTTAATACTACTGATTCTGCAATTCGAATTACTCATATTCCTACAGGAACAGTAGTAGAATGTCAAGATGAACGTTCGCAACATAAAAATAAATCTAAAGCAATGTCTATTTTATATTCTAGAATTCATGCTAATAAAATTAAAAAACAAAATCAAAAAAATTCTCTTATTCGAAAAAATTTATTAGGAACAGGAGATCGTTCAGATCGAAATAGAACATATAATTTTCCAAAAAATAGAGTAACTGATCATCGTATTAATTTAAGTTTATATTGCTTAAATGACATTTTAAATGGTAATTTAGATATTTTAATTACTCCAATAATGCAAGAATATAATACAAAATTATTATTACAAATTGTAAAATAA
- the nuoK gene encoding NADH-quinone oxidoreductase subunit NuoK, whose protein sequence is MISLLNCFFLSILLFLLGLSAILFNKNLLFILIGLEIMINSISLLFVFISDYWNHIDGQIMYIFIITLSAIEASISLALLIQHFKKVYTLNINKLSEIVE, encoded by the coding sequence ATGATTTCTTTATTAAATTGTTTTTTTTTATCTATATTATTATTTTTATTAGGTTTAAGCGCTATTCTTTTTAATAAAAATTTATTATTTATTCTTATTGGTTTAGAAATTATGATAAATTCTATTTCTTTATTATTTGTTTTTATTAGTGATTATTGGAATCATATAGATGGACAAATAATGTATATTTTTATAATAACTTTATCAGCAATAGAAGCTAGTATTAGCTTAGCATTATTAATACAACATTTTAAAAAAGTATATACCTTAAATATTAATAAATTAAGTGAGATTGTTGAATGA
- a CDS encoding proton-conducting transporter membrane subunit — MFILNPKVMILIPFLILITSIICIILSIIFKRNHLFSFYISFFSLIFILLSFFFIYKYIPIYFSTLLCINFYSIIYLYIIIFSSIFTIFINYFYLQKYFFYQEEFYLLILSSIIGAITVIEANHIFIILFGIELMSFPILGLMLYSLKKHTNIRIILKYLILSSIVTIFSFLGISLIYLICGNLNLNNIKISFLINDIQNNKILLIGLGLLLISLFFKLSLFPFHFWISDIYKNISPFLLMYSTTVIKVATFSVLMKIFMYIPYEKSKVLYLIIELISISSIIFGSFMTVFQNNIKKLFGYSSIVHMGYILITLFSINNYHFNNSIALIYLINYTISNIGIFSLLSLLLLLDHNTNFNLNNLFVYNFVLWKKIIFHISVFIIIFSFLSIPFTFGFISKFCIFFIILYAKLWMILYAILINSGFSIYYYLKIILNLYRNNLSKNISNKKSYTVIQIFIFLISIIILFIGIYPKIIFDFFKIKI, encoded by the coding sequence ATGTTTATATTAAATCCTAAAGTAATGATTTTAATTCCATTTCTTATTTTAATAACATCTATTATTTGTATTATTTTATCTATTATTTTCAAAAGGAATCATTTATTTTCTTTTTATATATCATTTTTTAGTTTAATATTTATTTTATTATCTTTTTTTTTTATTTATAAATATATTCCTATTTATTTTTCGACATTACTATGTATTAATTTTTATTCTATTATATATTTATATATTATTATTTTTTCTAGTATTTTTACAATTTTCATTAATTATTTTTATTTACAAAAATATTTTTTTTATCAAGAAGAATTTTATTTATTAATTTTATCTTCTATTATTGGAGCTATTACTGTAATAGAAGCAAATCATATATTTATTATATTATTTGGAATAGAATTAATGTCATTTCCTATTTTAGGTTTAATGTTATATTCTTTAAAAAAACATACAAATATTAGAATAATATTAAAATATTTAATATTATCTAGTATTGTTACTATATTTTCATTTTTAGGAATTTCATTAATATATTTGATATGTGGTAATTTAAATTTAAATAATATTAAAATTTCTTTTTTAATTAATGATATACAAAATAATAAAATTTTATTGATTGGTTTAGGATTATTATTGATATCATTATTTTTTAAATTATCATTATTTCCATTTCATTTTTGGATTTCTGATATTTATAAAAATATATCTCCATTTTTATTAATGTATTCTACTACAGTGATAAAAGTTGCAACTTTTTCAGTATTAATGAAAATTTTTATGTATATTCCTTATGAAAAATCTAAGGTATTATATTTAATAATAGAATTAATTTCTATATCTTCTATTATTTTTGGTAGTTTTATGACAGTATTTCAAAATAATATAAAAAAATTATTTGGTTATTCTTCTATTGTACATATGGGTTATATTTTAATTACCTTATTTTCAATAAATAATTATCATTTTAATAATAGTATCGCATTAATTTATTTAATAAATTATACTATAAGTAATATTGGAATATTTAGTTTATTAAGTTTATTATTATTACTAGATCATAATACAAATTTTAATTTAAATAATTTATTTGTTTATAATTTTGTTTTATGGAAAAAAATTATTTTTCATATTTCTGTTTTTATTATTATTTTTTCTTTTTTATCTATTCCATTTACATTTGGTTTTATTTCTAAATTTTGTATTTTTTTTATTATTTTATATGCAAAATTATGGATGATATTATATGCTATTTTAATTAATTCTGGATTTTCTATATATTATTATTTAAAAATTATATTAAATTTATATAGAAATAATTTATCAAAGAATATTTCAAATAAAAAATCATATACAGTAATTCAAATATTTATTTTTTTAATTAGTATAATAATATTATTTATTGGAATTTATCCAAAAATTATTTTTGATTTTTTTAAAATAAAAATATAA
- a CDS encoding acetate kinase, with product MLNNLVLVLNCGSSSLKFSILDPKNSKKYLFGLVDRLYLSNSYIIWFENKIKKKILIGDYISHIKSLKFIIKIIINNKNNLISKIKYIGHRVVHGGEKFIKPIIINDIVIKEIKKNSIFAPLHNPINLLGIDAAIKYFPKLRKNNVAVFDTSFYHNIPEFAYLYAIPYKFYKKYRIRRYGAHGISHYYISKRTSKILNIKLNNLNVITCHLGGGSSISAIRNGICVDTSMGLTPLEGLVMGTRSGDIDPSIIFFMHNILGKDINEIQKILINQSGILGLTNGITSDFRDIEKTYYSNIESYRAVNVFCYRLSKYISAYTSTLNGKLDAIIFTGGIGENSALVRELTLSKLKLIGVEINNILNYQKHSQDYFFINKNNTIPILVISTDEELVIAKETKKLFL from the coding sequence ATGTTAAATAATTTGGTTTTAGTATTAAATTGTGGTAGTTCATCTTTAAAATTTTCAATTTTAGATCCTAAAAATTCTAAAAAATATTTATTTGGATTAGTTGATCGTTTATATTTATCTAATTCTTATATCATTTGGTTTGAGAATAAAATAAAAAAAAAAATACTTATTGGAGATTATATTTCTCATATCAAATCTTTAAAATTTATTATAAAAATTATTATTAATAATAAAAATAATTTAATTTCAAAAATTAAATATATAGGACATCGTGTTGTTCATGGTGGAGAAAAATTTATTAAACCAATTATTATTAATGATATTGTAATAAAAGAAATTAAAAAAAATAGTATTTTTGCTCCTTTACATAATCCAATTAATTTATTAGGAATTGATGCTGCCATTAAATATTTTCCAAAATTAAGAAAAAATAATGTTGCTGTTTTTGATACCTCTTTTTATCATAATATTCCAGAATTTGCATATTTATACGCAATACCTTATAAATTTTATAAAAAGTATCGTATTAGACGTTATGGAGCACATGGAATTAGTCATTATTATATTTCTAAAAGAACATCTAAAATTTTAAATATTAAATTAAATAATTTAAATGTTATTACTTGTCATTTAGGTGGAGGTTCATCAATTAGTGCTATTCGAAATGGTATTTGTGTAGATACATCTATGGGTTTAACACCATTAGAGGGTTTAGTTATGGGAACTAGAAGTGGTGATATAGATCCTTCAATAATATTTTTTATGCATAATATTTTAGGAAAAGATATAAATGAAATTCAAAAAATTTTAATTAATCAATCTGGTATTTTAGGTTTAACAAATGGTATTACTAGTGATTTTCGAGATATTGAAAAAACATATTATTCTAATATTGAATCATATCGAGCTGTAAATGTTTTTTGTTATAGATTATCTAAATATATTAGTGCATATACTTCTACTTTAAATGGAAAATTAGATGCTATTATATTTACAGGTGGAATTGGTGAAAATTCTGCTTTAGTTCGTGAATTAACCTTATCAAAATTAAAATTAATAGGTGTAGAAATTAATAATATTTTAAATTATCAAAAACATTCACAAGATTATTTTTTTATTAATAAAAATAATACTATTCCAATATTAGTTATTTCAACTGATGAAGAATTAGTAATTGCAAAAGAAACAAAAAAATTATTTTTATAA
- a CDS encoding ribose-phosphate pyrophosphokinase, translated as MLNMKIFSGNSIPILSKLIANKLYSNLGNATVNRFSDGEISVKINENVRGYDIFIIQSTCYPTNDNIIELAVIIDALRRASAGRITAVIPYFGYARQDRRVRSTRVPITAKIVADFLSNVGIDRILTVDLHAEQIQGFFDVPVDNVFGSFVLLEDMLKLNLKDPIIVSPDIGGVIRARAIAKLLHDSDMAIIDKRRPRKNIAQVMNIIGDVENRNCILVDDMIDTGGTLCKAAQALKNHGAKKVFAYATHPVFSGNILKNIQKKYIDEIIVCDTIPLSKEIQKQKKVRTLTLSTMLAEAIRRISHEESISAMFEYKKYTNFNLKK; from the coding sequence ATGTTAAATATGAAAATATTTTCTGGTAATTCTATTCCAATATTATCAAAATTAATTGCAAATAAACTATATAGTAATCTTGGAAATGCAACAGTAAATCGTTTTAGTGATGGAGAAATTAGTGTAAAAATTAATGAAAATGTTCGAGGATATGACATATTTATAATTCAATCTACATGTTATCCTACTAATGATAATATTATTGAATTAGCAGTAATTATAGATGCTTTAAGACGGGCATCAGCTGGAAGAATCACAGCAGTAATTCCTTATTTTGGATATGCTAGACAAGACCGAAGAGTTAGATCAACAAGAGTACCAATAACAGCAAAAATAGTTGCAGATTTTTTATCTAATGTAGGAATTGATCGTATTTTAACAGTAGATTTACATGCAGAACAAATACAAGGTTTTTTTGATGTACCAGTAGATAATGTATTTGGAAGTTTTGTTTTATTAGAAGACATGTTAAAATTAAATTTAAAAGATCCAATTATTGTATCACCTGATATAGGGGGGGTAATCAGAGCACGAGCTATTGCTAAATTATTACATGATTCTGATATGGCAATAATAGATAAACGAAGACCAAGAAAAAATATTGCTCAAGTTATGAATATTATTGGAGATGTTGAAAATAGAAACTGTATCTTAGTAGATGATATGATTGATACAGGAGGCACTTTATGTAAAGCTGCACAGGCATTAAAAAACCATGGAGCAAAAAAAGTATTTGCTTATGCAACACATCCTGTTTTTTCTGGAAATATTTTAAAAAATATTCAAAAAAAATATATTGATGAAATAATTGTATGTGATACTATTCCATTATCAAAAGAAATACAAAAACAAAAAAAAGTAAGAACATTAACATTATCAACAATGTTGGCAGAAGCAATTAGAAGAATTAGTCATGAAGAATCAATTTCAGCAATGTTTGAATATAAAAAATATACAAATTTTAATTTAAAAAAATAA
- a CDS encoding NuoM family protein — protein sequence MLILFLIIPLLGAFCCLFFEFKYFKFCKFIALFSIISMIFLSLFFWLKICYFNNTILYHDHWNEEFIFPWIPQLGISFHIAIDKLSLMMITLSIFLGFISILCSFNQKKKNEGLFYLNLLIILFGTIGVFISIDLFLFFCFWEIMLFPMYFLIIFWGNQRYKKKERIYTANQFLIYTQLSSMIMLFSIILLSFIYYNQTNVWTFDYNNLLHCFIPISLEYIIMLGFFIAFAVKLPIVPFHSWLLNAHNHAPIDSSVDLLGMLIKVSAYGLLRFNINLFKNSSYNFSYIAIFLGILTIFYSSWMAFIEKNIKKIIAYSSISHMGFILVAIYCNNIFSYSGSIIQMIFGSITTSALFILFSQLYRITNIKNITEISGLYSCINWIPSFFLFFLFSNLNFPGTINFVGEIILLNGIFINKPYIACILIFSLLFSVIYSLHMMHNIFYGSLKKEYINNNKQINYLEFSIIFILSLLLLFFGFFPNIILHNILFLMS from the coding sequence ATGTTAATTTTATTTCTTATTATTCCTTTATTAGGTGCGTTTTGTTGTTTATTTTTTGAATTTAAATATTTTAAATTTTGTAAATTTATTGCATTATTTTCTATTATATCAATGATTTTTTTATCTTTATTTTTTTGGTTAAAAATTTGTTATTTTAATAATACTATATTATATCATGATCACTGGAATGAAGAATTTATATTTCCATGGATACCTCAATTAGGAATATCATTTCATATAGCTATAGATAAATTATCATTAATGATGATAACATTATCAATTTTTTTAGGTTTTATTTCTATTTTATGTTCTTTTAATCAAAAAAAGAAAAATGAAGGTTTATTTTATTTAAATTTATTAATTATTTTATTTGGAACAATTGGTGTTTTTATATCTATTGATTTATTTTTATTTTTTTGTTTTTGGGAAATTATGTTATTTCCAATGTATTTTTTAATAATTTTTTGGGGTAATCAAAGATATAAAAAAAAAGAAAGAATATATACTGCTAATCAATTTTTAATTTATACACAATTATCTAGTATGATAATGTTATTTTCAATTATATTACTTTCATTTATTTATTATAATCAAACAAATGTTTGGACATTTGATTACAATAATTTACTTCATTGTTTTATTCCTATATCATTAGAATATATTATTATGTTAGGTTTTTTTATTGCGTTTGCAGTAAAATTACCTATTGTTCCATTTCATAGTTGGTTACTTAATGCACATAATCATGCTCCAATTGATAGTTCTGTAGATTTATTAGGTATGTTAATTAAAGTTTCTGCTTATGGATTATTAAGATTTAATATAAATTTATTTAAAAATTCTTCTTATAATTTTTCTTATATTGCGATTTTTTTAGGAATATTAACGATTTTTTATAGTTCTTGGATGGCATTTATAGAAAAAAATATAAAAAAAATTATTGCTTATAGTTCTATATCTCATATGGGTTTTATTTTAGTAGCAATATATTGTAATAATATTTTTTCATATTCAGGATCAATTATTCAAATGATTTTTGGTTCTATTACTACATCTGCATTATTTATTTTATTTAGTCAATTATATCGTATTACTAATATTAAAAATATTACTGAGATTAGTGGTTTATATTCTTGTATTAATTGGATTCCTAGTTTTTTTTTATTTTTTTTATTTTCGAATTTAAATTTTCCAGGAACAATAAATTTTGTTGGAGAAATAATTTTATTAAATGGAATTTTTATAAATAAACCTTATATTGCATGTATATTAATTTTTAGTTTATTATTTTCAGTAATTTATTCATTACATATGATGCATAATATTTTTTATGGATCTTTAAAAAAAGAATATATTAATAATAATAAACAAATTAATTATCTTGAATTTTCAATTATATTTATTTTATCTTTATTATTATTATTTTTTGGTTTTTTTCCTAATATCATCTTACATAATATATTATTTTTGATGTCATAA
- a CDS encoding NADH-quinone oxidoreductase subunit L: MIYLIVLFPIISFIFLFFFKNILSYKLTILFGISSIFLSTIVVILLRILFLYHHNDIIEIILWNWWNFQDFNINICFLLDNLTFLFLNMITIISCLVCLFSIWYMKNKFDNASFFALINLFVGSMIILVLSNNFVLMYLGWEGISICSYLLINFYFSKSDVNISAFKAFIFTKIGDLFLIAGIILLYIHYHTLNFYDIQFLIKIHIIKYTFLLNIINILLLFGVIGKSAQIPLHIWLPEAMVGPTPVSALIHAATMVTAGVYLITRNYNLFTLTPNILYMIGIIGSITLILSSFLALIKTDIKQILAYSTIGQIGYIFIALSIGAWNSAIIHLTIHAFFKALLFLSAGILIVNCNNEKNIFYMGNQLYKKFPFLYFCFLIGGFSLSGFPILTAGFYSKDSILFYIYQSHNILFFMIAILSILLTTLYIFRLIFIVFHSKSNKNILYSSLNFLQYIPLSILSLLSTIIGIYIIPDISNIFPKIIINQNYIKLYLEIISSILVFLGIFISYYLNILNTDLLSKINLLKIVYFPIKIVNDGFGFFYFYNLIFINLYLKIADFLSLKLFKKINIFLLFLIKKINLFFLYTENSLINLQIFIIIFSVFILIMMINFY; encoded by the coding sequence ATGATTTATTTGATAGTATTATTTCCAATAATTAGTTTTATTTTTTTATTTTTTTTTAAAAATATTTTATCATATAAATTAACTATTTTATTTGGTATTAGTTCAATATTTTTGTCTACTATAGTAGTTATTTTATTAAGAATACTTTTTTTATATCATCATAATGATATTATAGAAATAATATTATGGAATTGGTGGAATTTCCAGGATTTTAATATTAATATTTGTTTTTTATTAGATAATTTAACGTTTTTATTTTTAAATATGATTACAATTATTTCATGTTTAGTTTGTTTATTTTCTATTTGGTATATGAAAAATAAATTCGATAATGCAAGTTTTTTTGCATTAATTAATTTATTTGTAGGAAGTATGATAATTTTAGTATTATCTAATAATTTTGTTTTAATGTATTTAGGATGGGAAGGAATTAGTATTTGTTCATATTTATTAATTAATTTTTATTTTTCAAAATCTGATGTTAATATATCAGCTTTTAAAGCTTTTATTTTTACTAAAATTGGCGATTTATTTCTTATAGCAGGAATAATATTATTATATATTCATTATCATACTTTAAATTTTTATGATATTCAATTTTTAATTAAAATTCATATTATTAAATATACATTTTTATTAAATATAATTAATATTTTATTATTATTTGGTGTTATTGGAAAATCTGCACAAATACCTTTACATATTTGGTTACCTGAAGCAATGGTTGGTCCAACTCCAGTTTCTGCATTAATTCATGCTGCTACTATGGTTACTGCAGGAGTTTATTTAATTACTCGAAATTATAACTTATTTACTTTAACGCCAAATATTTTATATATGATAGGTATTATAGGAAGTATTACTTTAATATTGTCTAGTTTTTTAGCTTTAATTAAAACGGATATAAAACAAATTTTAGCATATTCTACAATTGGTCAAATTGGATATATATTTATAGCTTTAAGTATAGGTGCGTGGAATAGTGCGATTATTCATTTAACAATACATGCTTTTTTTAAAGCTTTATTATTTTTATCTGCTGGTATATTAATTGTTAATTGTAATAATGAAAAAAATATTTTTTATATGGGTAATCAATTATATAAAAAATTTCCTTTTTTATATTTTTGTTTTTTAATTGGTGGTTTTTCATTATCAGGGTTTCCAATTTTAACTGCAGGATTTTATAGTAAAGATAGTATTTTATTTTATATATATCAAAGTCATAATATATTATTTTTTATGATTGCAATATTATCAATATTATTAACAACATTATATATTTTTCGTCTTATTTTTATAGTATTTCATAGTAAATCTAATAAGAATATTTTATATTCCTCTTTAAATTTTTTACAATATATTCCATTAAGTATATTATCTTTATTGTCTACTATTATTGGTATTTATATTATTCCTGATATATCTAATATATTTCCTAAGATTATAATTAATCAAAATTATATTAAATTATATTTAGAAATAATTTCAAGTATATTAGTTTTTTTAGGAATATTTATATCATATTATTTAAATATTTTAAATACTGATTTATTATCAAAAATTAATTTATTAAAAATTGTATATTTTCCAATAAAAATAGTAAATGATGGTTTTGGTTTTTTTTATTTTTACAATTTAATATTTATTAATTTATATTTAAAAATAGCAGATTTTTTATCTTTAAAATTATTTAAAAAAATTAATATCTTTTTATTATTTTTAATAAAAAAAATTAATTTATTTTTTTTATATACTGAAAATAGTTTAATTAATTTACAAATTTTTATAATAATTTTTAGTGTATTTATTTTAATAATGATGATTAATTTTTATTAA